One Nostoc punctiforme PCC 73102 DNA window includes the following coding sequences:
- a CDS encoding DUF4157 domain-containing protein gives MREHISRQKKTTTGFSIPSLKHPTPGFGLESSAISRQAVPEIQPLHQPVTHDISRIPLRSPQAKLSISQPGDIYEQEADSVAQQVMQRMAQPVNRQPIQREILSEEEELQMKPLASSITPLVQREALLEDEEEELQMKPVDNSTLQREALPEDEEELQMKSLDSSTLQREALPEDEEELQMKPMVQRQAEAGMAAAPDLEASISQARGGGQAIADNIREPMEQAFGADFSGVKVHTDGKSDQLNQSIQARAFTTGQDVFFRQGEYNPGSRGGQELLAHELTHVVQQNNNTVNRQLIQRAVGFEFEFGEWKSYKNDDKKSRLAKGEEIISGTGYKIEGEDTYDSKVSAVEVVTKPYTTRKEALESVTEAQEKMQSMSKDGEDIGHLANKYGGKASVFIEPHGKAGKVQASAAIPLDKLANLYSIQAGGDGKGLGASVTTKLQNEDLKNKYLDGKDASPELIGLVTLVLDYIEQGSGKGNLSYPKSTFKLMARTSFDKMLTLVPEHSFFSNKSNIDKWAGLVLEIAASLGMSKKQEVVESKKSVMTDVEVKKERKFKWMTRIFGKRKVTEKVMKEFIMKQPTFVKKTAEELAEEPIINQVLMGMELLPEDSDKDKQSYKLKIKRIEWLKGMLKEDLISKATDKRFEGMGSYGVSTDVQVIPEDIEVVTEKAVSKAVDELENEDEAQSKSVSKETKEAPIFELRGMKDMFAIQQDINLTDWTEKVKAVFEVIEEANKGESFAPGGKPNIPKDVDKPDIWEKV, from the coding sequence ATGAGAGAACACATCAGCCGGCAGAAAAAAACTACTACAGGCTTCTCAATTCCATCCCTAAAACACCCGACACCCGGCTTTGGTTTGGAGTCGTCGGCAATTTCACGCCAAGCGGTTCCTGAAATACAACCACTCCATCAACCAGTTACTCACGATATCAGTCGCATACCACTGCGTAGTCCTCAAGCAAAACTCTCAATTAGCCAGCCTGGAGACATTTACGAACAGGAAGCTGATAGCGTCGCACAGCAGGTAATGCAAAGAATGGCGCAGCCTGTAAATCGTCAGCCTATCCAACGAGAAATATTGTCAGAGGAAGAAGAATTGCAGATGAAACCTCTGGCAAGTTCCATCACGCCTTTGGTGCAACGAGAAGCATTGCTAGAGGATGAGGAAGAAGAATTACAGATGAAACCTGTGGACAATAGCACATTGCAACGAGAAGCATTGCCAGAGGATGAGGAAGAATTACAGATGAAATCCCTCGACAGTAGCACGCTGCAACGAGAAGCATTGCCAGAGGATGAGGAAGAATTGCAGATGAAACCGATGGTGCAGCGTCAGGCTGAGGCTGGAATGGCTGCTGCACCTGACTTGGAAGCGTCCATTAGCCAAGCAAGGGGTGGTGGACAGGCGATCGCAGACAACATCCGCGAACCGATGGAACAGGCGTTTGGCGCAGATTTCAGTGGGGTGAAGGTTCACACGGATGGTAAATCTGACCAGTTAAATCAGTCAATTCAGGCGCGGGCTTTCACAACGGGACAAGATGTGTTCTTTCGCCAGGGGGAATATAATCCTGGGAGTCGAGGGGGTCAGGAGTTGTTGGCGCATGAGTTGACCCATGTAGTGCAGCAGAACAATAACACTGTGAATCGGCAGTTAATTCAAAGAGCTGTTGGATTTGAATTTGAATTTGGAGAATGGAAATCCTACAAAAATGATGACAAGAAAAGTCGATTAGCTAAAGGTGAAGAAATTATTTCGGGAACGGGATATAAAATTGAAGGAGAAGATACATACGATAGTAAAGTATCTGCTGTTGAAGTCGTCACAAAGCCATACACAACAAGAAAAGAAGCCTTAGAATCTGTCACCGAAGCTCAAGAAAAAATGCAGTCAATGTCAAAAGATGGAGAGGACATAGGACATCTGGCAAATAAGTATGGTGGTAAGGCAAGTGTTTTTATTGAGCCGCATGGAAAAGCTGGTAAAGTCCAAGCCTCAGCTGCTATTCCCCTTGATAAGCTTGCGAATTTGTATTCAATTCAAGCAGGTGGTGATGGGAAAGGTCTAGGAGCTTCAGTTACAACTAAACTACAAAATGAAGATTTAAAAAACAAGTACTTGGATGGTAAAGATGCCAGTCCTGAACTGATTGGTCTAGTGACACTTGTCTTAGATTATATCGAACAAGGATCGGGTAAAGGAAATCTCAGTTATCCAAAATCCACGTTCAAACTCATGGCAAGAACTTCATTTGATAAAATGTTGACTCTTGTTCCAGAACACTCATTCTTTAGTAATAAGAGCAATATAGATAAATGGGCTGGTTTAGTATTGGAGATTGCCGCTAGTCTTGGGATGAGCAAAAAACAAGAAGTAGTAGAGTCTAAAAAATCTGTAATGACAGATGTTGAGGTCAAAAAAGAACGGAAGTTTAAATGGATGACTCGAATATTTGGAAAGAGAAAAGTAACCGAAAAAGTCATGAAAGAGTTTATAATGAAACAACCAACTTTTGTGAAAAAAACCGCAGAAGAGTTAGCGGAAGAACCAATTATAAATCAAGTTCTTATGGGTATGGAATTATTGCCCGAAGACTCAGATAAAGATAAGCAATCTTACAAGCTAAAAATTAAACGAATTGAATGGCTTAAAGGGATGCTAAAAGAAGATTTAATCAGTAAGGCAACAGATAAGCGTTTTGAGGGGATGGGATCATACGGAGTCTCAACAGATGTCCAGGTGATACCAGAAGACATTGAAGTAGTAACAGAAAAAGCCGTCTCCAAAGCAGTGGATGAATTAGAGAATGAAGACGAAGCTCAGTCTAAATCGGTTTCTAAGGAAACAAAGGAAGCACCTATTTTTGAGTTGCGTGGCATGAAGGATATGTTCGCTATTCAACAAGATATTAATCTAACTGATTGGACTGAGAAAGTAAAAGCAGTGTTTGAAGTGATTGAAGAAGCGAATAAAGGAGAATCGTTTGCACCTGGCGGAAAACCGAATATTCCAAAGGATGTAGACAAGCCTGATATTTGGGAGAAAGTTTGA
- a CDS encoding phage tail protein yields MATGANNGNITHELNYVTTNRFYVEIDSSIAASFAECSGLSVQIKKNVFQEGGVNDQQRIYLGHTEFADITLKRGFTDHPGFWNWMNAVFDEKKKTSRRNVNILIFNQAGETMMSWTLIGAIPITWKTPALQADGKAVAIEELTLAYEGLQVARSTGGGSSVQRNQKSGYFVSS; encoded by the coding sequence ATGGCTACAGGCGCTAACAATGGCAACATTACTCACGAATTAAATTATGTCACTACTAATCGGTTTTACGTAGAGATAGACAGTTCTATTGCTGCATCTTTCGCTGAATGTTCAGGATTAAGTGTTCAAATTAAGAAAAATGTTTTTCAGGAAGGTGGTGTTAACGACCAGCAAAGAATTTATTTAGGTCATACAGAATTTGCAGACATAACTCTTAAACGAGGATTTACCGATCATCCAGGTTTTTGGAACTGGATGAATGCAGTTTTTGATGAAAAAAAGAAAACATCTCGACGCAATGTCAATATTCTGATTTTTAATCAAGCCGGTGAAACGATGATGAGTTGGACTTTGATTGGTGCTATTCCTATAACCTGGAAAACTCCTGCACTCCAAGCAGATGGGAAGGCAGTTGCGATTGAAGAATTAACTTTAGCTTATGAAGGTTTACAAGTCGCAAGGTCTACAGGAGGAGGCTCTTCTGTACAACGAAATCAAAAATCAGGATATTTCGTTTCTAGCTAA